DNA sequence from the Janibacter sp. CX7 genome:
ATCCACTGCGGCTCGCCCTTGCGCTCGGAGATGTCGCTGACGACGGCCTCGTTGAGGCCCCGCTTGGCGCTGGCACCGGCGGTGTCGGCATCGGCCCAGCCGAACTCGTACTTGCCGATGTCCTTGAGCCCGGGGTTGAGCTCTTCGATGTTGGTGCTCATCGGGTGGACCTCTCTGTGTGGGGACGCGCCCCCGCGGTGGGGACGAAGGTGGTGCAGACGTGATCGCCCTGGGCCAGGGTGGCCAGGCGCTGGACGTGGACGCCGAGGAGTCGGCTGAAGGCATCGGTCTCGGCCTCGCACAGCTCCGGGAACTCCGCGGCGACGTGCTGGACCGGGCAGTGGCCCTGGCACAGCTGGAGGCCGACGACGACGTCGTCGCCGACCGTGCGGGCGCTGGCAGCGTAGCCCTCGGCGCGAAGGGCGGACACCAGGGCCTCGGTGCGGGCCCGGGGGTGGTCGCCCGCGGCGTCGACCTGTGCGGCGCAGCGGGCCTCGAGGGCGCTCATGCGCTGGTCGGCGAAGGCACGGACGGCCTCGGGGCCGGCGGTGTCGCGCACGAAGCGGACCGCATCGGTCGCGAGGTCGTCGTAGTCGGAGGCGAGCCGCTCGTGGCCGGTGTCGCCGACGACCCACTCACGGGCGGGGCGGCCGCGGCCGCGCTTGCCGGCGTGCGGTGCCCGGCTGGTCACGGCGCCGGTCTCGGCGAGCTGGTCGAGGTGGCGGCGCACGCCGGTGGCCGTCAGTCCGAGGAGGGCGGCGAGGTCGGCCGCGGTGATCGGGCCGCGCTCGCTGATCATCGCGAGGACGCGGTCCCGGGTGCGGGCATCGCGGGTCGCGGCGTCGGAGTCCGACGCCTGAGGTGCCCGCGGGGAAATAACCACACATCCATGTTATGTAATTCGACGCAACACACAACAAAGGTATGCCTAACCCCACACCCGAAGGGGGTCTGCCTAGACTTGCCGCTCGTGACTGCTGCCGTCGTCGTGGAGGACCTGCGCCGCGTCTTCGGTGACACCATCGCCGTGGACGGGGCCTCGTGGGCTGCCGGCACGGGCGAGATCACCTGCGTCCTCGGACCCAACGGTGCCGGCAAGACGACGACCATCGAGTGCCTCGAGGGGCTCCAACGCCCGGACGGCGGGACCTGCCGCGTCCTCGGCACCGACCCGTGGCACGCCAGCGCCGAGCACCGCGCCCGCGTCGGGGTCATGCTCCAGGACGGCGGCCTCCCCCAGAGCGTGCCGGCCACCCGCCTGCTCGCCCACCTCGGCCGGCTCCACCGGACCCACCGCGCCGCGGAGCTCGTCGAGCGACTCGACATCACCCCCTTCGCCCGCACGCCGGTCCGGCGCCTGAGCGGCGGCCAGCGCCAGCGGGTCGCCCTCGCCGCCGCCCTGCTCGGCGACCCCGAGGTCGCCTTCCTCGACGAGCCGACCGCGGGGCTGGACCCGCACGCCCGTCTGGACGTGTGGGACCTGCTGCGCGAGCGGCGCGACGAGGGCGTGGCCCTCGTCGTCACGACGCACGGCTTCGAGGAGGCCGAGCGTCTCGCCGACCGGGTCGTCATCCTCGCCGGGGGCCGGGTCGTGGCCGACGGCACGCCCGACGAGATCGCCGACGGCGCGCGTCTCGAGGACGCCTACTTCGCGCTCACCGGAGGCCTGCGTGACCGCTGAGACCACGACGAGCACCGTCCAGCCGCGGGGCCGACGCGTCCTCGCGCAGGCGCGCTTCGAGGCCGAGATCCTCGTCCGCAACGGCGAGCAGCTGCTCGTCTCGCTCGTCCTGCCCGTGCTCGCCATGCTGGCCCTGACCGCGACCTCCTACCCGGATCTGCCCGAGCCGCGGATCGCCCTCGTCGCCCCCGGGGTGCTCGCCCTGGCCATCGTCTCCACGGCCTTCACCGGTCAGGCGATCCAGACCGCCTTCGACCGGCGCTACGGCGTGCTGCGCCTGCTCGCGACCTCACCCGTCGGAACCGACGGGCTGCTCGCCGGCAAGGCGCTGGCCGTCGCGTCCGTCGTCGTCGGCCAGCTCGTCGTCCTCGGGGCCGTCGCCGCCGTCCTCGGCTGGCGCCCCGACCCGGTCGGCCTGCTCGTGACGCCGGTGAGCGCGGCGCTCGGGGTCTGGGTCTTCGTCGCCCTCGCCCTGCTGCTCGCCGGCGTGCTGCGTGCCGAGGCCGTGCTCGCGGTCGCCAACCTCGTGTGGGTGCTGCTCGCGGGCGCCGGTGGCCTGCTGCTGCCCGGCGACACCTTCGGCGGGCTCGACGCGGTCGTGCGCTGGCTGCCGTCGGGCGCGCTCGGCGATGCCCTGCGCCAGGCCCTCACCGGCGACGGCGTGCCGCTGCTGCCCTGGCTCGTGCTCGTGGGGTGGGGCGCGGTGCTCAGCCTCGCCGTCGTGCGGGCCTTCCGCTGGCGGGACTGACTCCCCCTTCGCCTGCTGCCGACCCGGTGGTCGGAGCGCCCTCGGCTACGACATACCGTAGTGGGGTGCCCGAGACCCTCCCCCAGGCCGCCCGCACGTGGCTGCCGCGCCTGCTCCTGCTCAACCTGATCGTCGAGGTCGGCATCGTCGTCACCGGCGGCCTCGTCCGCCTCACCGGCTCCGGGCTCGGCTGCCCGACGTGGCCGGAGTGCGTCCCCGGCTCCTACGTGCCGACGGTCGAGCAGGAGGAGGGCATCCACAAGCTCATCGAGTTCGGCAACCGCACGCTCACCGGGCTCCTCGGCTTCGTCGCGCTCGCGCTGCTCGTCGCGCTCTACCGCTGGGCGCGTGACCGGCGCGAGCTCGTCATCGGCACGTGGGTCGTCATGGCCG
Encoded proteins:
- a CDS encoding metalloregulator ArsR/SmtB family transcription factor, which translates into the protein MVISPRAPQASDSDAATRDARTRDRVLAMISERGPITAADLAALLGLTATGVRRHLDQLAETGAVTSRAPHAGKRGRGRPAREWVVGDTGHERLASDYDDLATDAVRFVRDTAGPEAVRAFADQRMSALEARCAAQVDAAGDHPRARTEALVSALRAEGYAASARTVGDDVVVGLQLCQGHCPVQHVAAEFPELCEAETDAFSRLLGVHVQRLATLAQGDHVCTTFVPTAGARPHTERSTR
- a CDS encoding ABC transporter ATP-binding protein, coding for MTAAVVVEDLRRVFGDTIAVDGASWAAGTGEITCVLGPNGAGKTTTIECLEGLQRPDGGTCRVLGTDPWHASAEHRARVGVMLQDGGLPQSVPATRLLAHLGRLHRTHRAAELVERLDITPFARTPVRRLSGGQRQRVALAAALLGDPEVAFLDEPTAGLDPHARLDVWDLLRERRDEGVALVVTTHGFEEAERLADRVVILAGGRVVADGTPDEIADGARLEDAYFALTGGLRDR
- a CDS encoding ABC transporter permease, whose protein sequence is MTAETTTSTVQPRGRRVLAQARFEAEILVRNGEQLLVSLVLPVLAMLALTATSYPDLPEPRIALVAPGVLALAIVSTAFTGQAIQTAFDRRYGVLRLLATSPVGTDGLLAGKALAVASVVVGQLVVLGAVAAVLGWRPDPVGLLVTPVSAALGVWVFVALALLLAGVLRAEAVLAVANLVWVLLAGAGGLLLPGDTFGGLDAVVRWLPSGALGDALRQALTGDGVPLLPWLVLVGWGAVLSLAVVRAFRWRD